Proteins encoded within one genomic window of Solea senegalensis isolate Sse05_10M linkage group LG11, IFAPA_SoseM_1, whole genome shotgun sequence:
- the tafa5l gene encoding chemokine-like protein TAFA-5: protein MQSGVKTLSAGGGASLCCLLLLWLIYSHLLREGQLAVGTCEIVMLNRDSSVPRRTIARQTARCACRRGQIAGTTRARPACVDARIVRSRQWCEMAPCLEGEVCSLLFNRSGWTCTRGSGRIKTVTPLPKEPS, encoded by the exons ATGCAGTCTGGAGTGAAGACGCTCTCCGCAGGTGGAGGTGCGTCACTCTGCTGCCTGCTGCTTCTCTGGCTCATCTACTCCCATCTGCTCAGAGAGG GCCAGTTGGCGGTGGGAACCTGTGAGATTGTGATGCTCAACAGAGACAGCAGCGTTCCCAGGCGGACCATTGCCAGGCAGACAGCTCGCTGCGCATGCCGGAGAGGCCAGATTGCTGGGACCACAAGGGCAAGGCCGGCTTGTGTAGATG CACGAATCGTGCGGAGCCGCCAGTGGTGTGAGATGGCTCCCTGCCTGGAGGGGGAGGTCTGCAGCCTCCTCTTCAACCGATCCGGCTGGACCTGCACCAGGGGCAGCGGTCGCATCAAGACCGTCACG